From Pseudarthrobacter equi, a single genomic window includes:
- a CDS encoding GMC oxidoreductase: MKTPNPMYDVVIVGSGPTGAAYARILHDEAPRLRVLMVEAGPSLSEQPGLHVKNLPDPQARAAAQLASQGPVTSLSPESPVPGPGRPGTFLLRPDELAPRAGMPAAAMSSNVGGMGAHWTCACPRPGASERISFLDDGTLDAALAEAERLLSVTSGAFVDAPFSGEVRRLLEHAFDRTGAAAIQPMPLAVQKHPDGTVTWSGTDVVLGPLADPTTRGETFELRDQTLCQRVTLDAGRVTGVELRDLATGAVSLAHAPAVVVAADALRTPQLLFASGVRPRALGRYLNDQPQVISAVRLPAGVVADGVKDAAAGAALHSGVSWVPYTDEEPFHGQVMQLDASPVPLAEDDPVVPGSVIGLGWFCATETVEENRVEFDESSLDHYGMPRMTINYNLTWKDLRVIDDAKDAVTRAGKALGTFLDDRPPFLLPAGSSLHYQGSVRMGQHDDGRSVCGPDSQVWGTEGLYVAGNGVIPTSTASNPTLTSVALAVLGARAIARSMK; this comes from the coding sequence GTGAAAACCCCAAACCCTATGTACGACGTCGTCATTGTTGGCAGTGGACCCACTGGCGCCGCCTACGCCCGAATTCTCCATGACGAGGCTCCCCGGCTGCGGGTCCTCATGGTCGAAGCCGGCCCATCGCTGTCCGAACAACCAGGCCTGCACGTCAAGAACCTGCCGGATCCGCAGGCAAGGGCTGCCGCCCAGCTGGCATCACAAGGTCCGGTCACGTCTCTCAGCCCGGAGTCCCCGGTCCCCGGGCCGGGGCGGCCGGGGACTTTCCTGCTGCGTCCGGACGAGCTCGCTCCCCGCGCCGGGATGCCGGCCGCCGCGATGTCCAGCAACGTTGGTGGCATGGGTGCCCACTGGACCTGCGCCTGCCCCCGGCCAGGAGCATCGGAGCGCATCTCCTTCCTGGACGACGGCACGCTGGATGCAGCACTGGCTGAGGCTGAGCGGCTCCTGTCCGTTACGTCCGGAGCATTCGTTGACGCACCCTTCTCCGGTGAAGTCCGGCGGCTGCTTGAGCATGCTTTTGACCGCACCGGTGCGGCGGCAATCCAGCCCATGCCGCTTGCCGTGCAAAAGCATCCGGATGGCACCGTCACGTGGTCCGGGACGGACGTCGTCCTTGGTCCGTTGGCTGACCCCACCACGCGCGGCGAGACCTTCGAGCTCCGTGACCAGACGCTGTGCCAAAGGGTAACGCTCGACGCCGGACGGGTCACCGGAGTGGAACTTAGAGACCTCGCCACCGGGGCAGTCTCCCTGGCTCACGCACCCGCGGTGGTGGTGGCCGCCGATGCCCTCCGCACGCCGCAGCTCTTGTTCGCCTCGGGGGTGCGGCCGCGGGCACTGGGCCGGTACTTGAACGACCAGCCGCAGGTCATCAGCGCTGTCCGCTTGCCGGCCGGTGTTGTGGCCGACGGAGTCAAGGATGCTGCCGCCGGAGCCGCACTGCACAGCGGTGTTTCCTGGGTTCCTTACACGGACGAGGAGCCTTTCCACGGCCAGGTGATGCAGCTCGACGCCTCGCCCGTACCGCTGGCTGAAGACGATCCAGTGGTGCCCGGATCGGTAATTGGCCTGGGCTGGTTCTGCGCCACCGAAACCGTGGAAGAGAACAGGGTGGAATTCGACGAGTCAAGCCTAGACCACTACGGAATGCCGCGCATGACCATCAACTACAACCTCACCTGGAAAGACCTGAGGGTCATTGATGACGCCAAGGACGCAGTGACCCGGGCCGGCAAAGCCCTGGGCACCTTCCTGGACGACAGGCCACCATTCCTCCTCCCCGCCGGCTCGTCGCTCCACTACCAGGGCTCGGTCCGGATGGGGCAGCACGACGACGGCCGCTCCGTATGCGGTCCGGATAGCCAGGTGTGGGGTACTGAGGGGCTCTATGTGGCCGGCAACGGCGTGATCCCCACATCCACCGCCAGCAATCCAACGCTGACTTCCGTGGCCCTCGCGGTCCTCGGAGCCCGGGCAATAGCCCGGAGCATGAAGTAA
- a CDS encoding family 43 glycosylhydrolase, translated as MSSLVVLTEGQRRADLGDGTYINPVFAGDHPDPTILRDGDDYYVTFSSFESTPGLIIWHSTDLLNWRPLGPALPTPIGNVFAADMCKVDGRYYIYVPVIPTSVSPDPGAPAQIYVIHAESMAGPWSEPVNLGINGHIDPGHVVGEDGNRYLFLSGVSRVRLSPDGLSTDGPLEHVYDGWRYPDDWVTEAYALEGPKLTKRGGWYYLTTAVGGTSGPPTGHMVTVARSRSVHGPWEDCPANPIIRTWDASEPWWSKGHATIFEGPSGQWWSIYHAYENGFTTLGRQTLVEPIEWDSDGWPRAAGGDLSQPLPAPVPGVSAAGGTSHGIQLSDDFAADRFGIQWSFHAPGKDEYSRVSLDEGLVLTASGKDPSESSPLTCIVGDKRYEVTVEAEFSGGAEGGLLLYYSDRLFCGMGHDGERLRSYRAGKNIPYWREPAPAASTIHFRIVSDAHIVTQYYSTDGVNWTRHGLRYEMSGYNTNTAGELLSLRPALFATGSGQVRFRNFRYRALED; from the coding sequence TTGAGCTCGCTTGTAGTCCTCACGGAGGGTCAACGTCGCGCAGATCTGGGAGACGGTACCTACATCAACCCGGTTTTCGCGGGAGACCACCCGGACCCCACCATCCTCCGGGACGGTGACGACTACTACGTAACTTTTTCGTCGTTTGAGTCCACTCCCGGGCTGATCATCTGGCACTCCACGGATCTCCTTAACTGGCGTCCCCTGGGCCCGGCGTTGCCCACCCCCATCGGCAACGTCTTTGCAGCCGACATGTGCAAGGTTGATGGCCGGTACTACATCTACGTTCCCGTTATTCCCACCTCCGTGTCGCCTGATCCGGGGGCTCCAGCCCAGATCTACGTCATTCACGCCGAATCCATGGCCGGACCATGGAGTGAGCCAGTCAATCTGGGTATCAACGGACATATCGATCCCGGCCATGTGGTGGGCGAGGACGGCAACCGCTACCTGTTCCTGAGTGGAGTCAGCCGTGTCCGCCTGAGTCCGGACGGTTTGTCCACTGACGGACCCCTGGAGCATGTCTACGACGGCTGGCGCTACCCGGATGATTGGGTGACTGAGGCTTACGCCCTGGAAGGACCCAAACTCACCAAGCGCGGCGGATGGTATTACCTGACGACGGCGGTGGGCGGCACCTCCGGTCCGCCCACAGGTCATATGGTCACCGTAGCCCGCTCGCGTTCGGTTCACGGACCTTGGGAAGACTGCCCTGCCAACCCCATCATCCGTACCTGGGATGCCTCGGAACCATGGTGGAGCAAGGGGCACGCCACGATTTTTGAGGGCCCGAGCGGCCAATGGTGGAGTATTTACCACGCCTATGAAAACGGCTTCACCACTCTGGGCCGCCAAACTCTGGTGGAGCCCATCGAATGGGACAGCGACGGTTGGCCCCGGGCGGCGGGTGGGGATCTCTCCCAGCCGTTGCCGGCGCCTGTTCCAGGCGTTTCGGCCGCGGGAGGAACCAGCCACGGAATACAGCTTTCGGACGATTTCGCAGCGGACCGCTTCGGCATTCAGTGGTCCTTCCATGCTCCTGGCAAAGACGAGTATTCGCGGGTTTCATTGGACGAAGGCCTGGTTCTCACGGCCAGCGGCAAAGACCCCTCCGAAAGTTCGCCGCTGACATGCATCGTGGGGGACAAACGCTACGAGGTCACCGTTGAAGCGGAATTCTCCGGTGGTGCCGAGGGCGGGCTGCTGCTCTATTACAGTGACCGGCTGTTCTGCGGGATGGGCCATGACGGGGAGCGGCTCCGGAGCTATCGTGCCGGAAAGAACATTCCTTACTGGCGGGAGCCGGCACCGGCGGCATCAACCATCCACTTCCGCATTGTCAGCGATGCGCACATCGTCACTCAGTACTACAGCACCGATGGGGTCAACTGGACCCGCCACGGGCTGCGGTACGAGATGTCTGGCTACAACACCAACACGGCCGGCGAGCTTCTGAGCCTGCGGCCGGCCTTGTTCGCGACAGGCTCCGGCCAGGTGCGCTTCAGGAACTTCCGGTACCGGGCACTGGAGGACTGA
- a CDS encoding carbohydrate ABC transporter permease, translating into MFRYTKKTLLREALLILVALIFLLPFYFLINLSLKNGNDALTTSAMQLVTNPTLDAFGQAIRGGRQATLMDGMLNSIIITAGSVLILVAVGSISAYTLSRRTGKLSKAAMGLILVTMVLPAQAAIIPIYVGMRNVGLVGTHAGTIIMYAGALLPISIFLYMGFTNGIARDYEEAAQIDGASRFTVFRKIIFPLLSPATGTVAIFTGLIVWNDFFTGLIFLNGSDAVTLPVVIYNFVGESVSQWNVIFAAIIISMIPILAFFLVAQKQFIQGFTGGVKS; encoded by the coding sequence ATGTTCCGTTATACGAAGAAGACCTTGCTCCGTGAGGCGCTGCTGATCCTGGTTGCCCTGATCTTCCTGTTGCCGTTCTACTTCCTTATCAACCTGTCATTGAAGAACGGCAACGACGCCCTTACAACGTCCGCCATGCAGCTGGTCACCAACCCCACCCTGGATGCTTTTGGCCAAGCCATCCGCGGCGGCCGCCAGGCGACGTTGATGGATGGAATGCTCAACAGCATCATCATCACGGCAGGAAGCGTGCTGATACTGGTGGCTGTAGGATCCATCTCGGCCTACACACTGAGCCGCCGGACCGGCAAGCTCAGCAAAGCTGCCATGGGACTCATCCTGGTCACCATGGTTTTGCCCGCCCAGGCCGCCATCATCCCCATCTATGTGGGCATGCGGAACGTTGGCCTCGTGGGTACGCACGCCGGCACCATCATCATGTATGCCGGTGCGCTGCTGCCCATCTCCATCTTCCTGTACATGGGCTTCACCAACGGCATCGCCCGGGATTACGAGGAAGCCGCTCAGATCGATGGTGCCTCCCGGTTCACGGTCTTCCGGAAGATCATCTTTCCCCTGCTTTCTCCCGCTACGGGTACGGTGGCGATCTTCACGGGACTCATCGTCTGGAACGACTTTTTCACGGGCCTGATCTTCCTTAACGGTTCTGATGCGGTCACGCTGCCGGTGGTGATCTACAACTTCGTCGGCGAGAGCGTTTCCCAGTGGAACGTGATTTTCGCGGCGATTATCATCTCCATGATCCCCATCCTGGCGTTCTTCCTGGTGGCACAGAAACAGTTCATCCAAGGCTTCACAGGAGGCGTTAAATCTTGA
- a CDS encoding carbohydrate ABC transporter permease: protein MTAQLEQKAEGARVSGRQPRPSKKNGRQGDRATERRFATWWWFTPALLALVLIHYAPSAIGAFFAFTNWKGLGKWQFVGWDNFAAIAEGGPTTTALINTFIIGISFVVLTNVLGLLLALGLNRTVKSRNVIRTLIFAPVVLSSLATSYIWKFIFEQSGPLNEFLGSIGLESLKRTWLGDPSTVLPAIIIVMVWQNVGLVMVMYLAGLATVSPELEEAASLDGASLWQRFNYVVLPAIMPSVVIAMTLMLINGLRVFDQIQALTGGGPYGASETLAVTIYKETFVLGRFGFGAALALVMSLIIIILTVAQRLLLRSSSRG from the coding sequence ATGACCGCACAACTTGAGCAGAAAGCGGAGGGCGCCCGGGTCTCCGGGCGCCAGCCCCGCCCCAGCAAAAAGAACGGGCGCCAAGGTGACCGGGCCACCGAGCGTCGCTTCGCAACGTGGTGGTGGTTCACCCCTGCACTCCTTGCCCTGGTGCTCATCCACTACGCCCCCAGCGCCATTGGTGCATTCTTTGCCTTCACCAACTGGAAAGGCCTGGGAAAGTGGCAGTTTGTCGGCTGGGACAACTTCGCGGCAATAGCCGAGGGCGGCCCCACCACCACAGCCCTCATCAACACGTTCATTATTGGTATTTCTTTTGTGGTGCTGACGAACGTCCTCGGCTTGTTGCTTGCACTCGGCCTTAACCGGACAGTTAAGTCCCGCAATGTCATCCGCACCTTGATCTTCGCTCCCGTGGTGCTCAGCTCGCTGGCAACGTCCTACATCTGGAAGTTCATCTTCGAGCAGAGCGGCCCTTTGAACGAGTTCCTGGGCTCCATCGGACTTGAGTCGTTGAAGCGGACATGGCTGGGCGATCCATCAACGGTGCTGCCTGCAATCATCATTGTGATGGTCTGGCAGAACGTTGGTCTTGTGATGGTCATGTACCTGGCCGGCCTGGCAACGGTTTCCCCGGAGCTCGAAGAGGCGGCCTCGCTCGACGGAGCCAGCCTGTGGCAGAGGTTCAACTACGTGGTCCTCCCGGCCATCATGCCGTCAGTGGTGATTGCCATGACGCTCATGCTGATCAACGGACTGCGTGTCTTTGACCAGATCCAGGCCCTGACCGGTGGCGGACCCTACGGTGCATCTGAAACGCTTGCCGTCACCATCTACAAAGAGACCTTTGTGCTTGGACGTTTCGGCTTCGGTGCCGCACTGGCGTTGGTCATGTCCTTGATCATCATCATCCTGACGGTGGCCCAGCGCCTCCTCCTCCGTTCGAGTTCCAGAGGTTAG
- a CDS encoding ABC transporter substrate-binding protein, whose protein sequence is MKNAPSPAGRRFLSVAALASVTALALSACGGGDTNSNAPIAEETGPVEITLATPAFTGGGAANPYQTLIDAFKAKNPNITVKLVESPNDQHGQTMRTQLQAGNAPDLFYVTAGRGNNQSFASLAEAGYLQDLTDQKWAADAIPASAKNLYYDEDKVFAVPADLAPITMLQNTGVLKELGLQEPSTLDELVTQCKTARAAGKSYFAVAGTSGANTGLQAMQLAASLVYAKDPQWDAKRANKETTFADSDWKKVLEQILKFKDAGCYQDGAAGAGFDQLFPSVAQGKVAAAFAPAGAVAALRAQVKDGSFDVAVLPGEKAEDSRLIASPGNALAVNAAGKHKGSTLKFLEFLAQPANQDALAKANGNVSVTSAISSTVPEQFPLLEPYFSEPEKKIVSQPNYLWPNSGVYDSLGTGIQGLLTGQATPDQVLKTMDEQYDRGA, encoded by the coding sequence ATGAAGAATGCACCCAGCCCAGCTGGCCGGAGGTTCCTCTCCGTTGCAGCGCTGGCGTCCGTCACCGCACTGGCGTTGAGCGCCTGCGGTGGCGGTGACACGAACAGCAACGCACCCATCGCTGAAGAAACGGGCCCGGTTGAGATCACCCTCGCAACCCCGGCTTTCACCGGCGGCGGCGCCGCGAACCCCTACCAGACGCTGATCGACGCCTTCAAGGCCAAGAACCCGAACATCACGGTGAAGCTGGTGGAGTCACCCAACGACCAGCACGGGCAGACCATGCGCACCCAGCTTCAGGCAGGCAACGCGCCGGACCTCTTCTACGTCACGGCGGGCCGCGGTAACAACCAGTCCTTCGCGTCCCTGGCCGAGGCAGGCTACCTGCAGGACCTGACGGACCAGAAATGGGCAGCGGATGCGATTCCCGCTTCCGCCAAGAACCTGTACTACGACGAGGACAAGGTCTTTGCGGTTCCGGCCGACCTCGCACCCATCACCATGCTGCAGAACACGGGCGTTTTGAAGGAGCTTGGCCTTCAGGAACCCTCCACCTTGGATGAACTGGTCACCCAGTGCAAGACCGCACGGGCAGCTGGCAAGTCGTACTTCGCGGTAGCGGGAACCTCGGGCGCCAACACCGGTCTCCAGGCGATGCAGCTGGCAGCCTCCCTTGTTTATGCCAAGGATCCGCAGTGGGACGCCAAGCGCGCCAATAAGGAGACCACCTTCGCTGACTCTGACTGGAAGAAGGTGCTGGAGCAGATCCTGAAGTTCAAGGATGCCGGTTGCTACCAGGACGGCGCCGCAGGTGCCGGCTTTGACCAGCTCTTCCCGTCAGTGGCCCAAGGGAAAGTGGCCGCCGCATTTGCTCCGGCAGGTGCTGTTGCTGCACTCAGGGCCCAGGTCAAGGACGGTTCTTTCGACGTAGCTGTTCTTCCGGGTGAGAAGGCTGAGGACAGCCGGCTGATCGCAAGCCCCGGCAACGCCCTGGCAGTCAACGCTGCCGGCAAGCACAAGGGTTCCACCCTGAAGTTCCTTGAGTTCCTGGCCCAGCCAGCCAATCAGGATGCCTTGGCCAAGGCCAATGGAAACGTATCCGTCACCTCGGCAATATCCAGTACGGTTCCTGAGCAGTTCCCCTTGTTGGAACCGTACTTCTCAGAGCCCGAGAAGAAGATCGTTTCCCAGCCCAACTACCTCTGGCCCAACAGCGGCGTGTACGACTCGCTCGGCACCGGTATCCAGGGACTTTTGACCGGGCAGGCAACTCCTGACCAGGTTCTGAAGACCATGGACGAGCAGTACGACCGCGGCGCCTAG
- a CDS encoding glycosyl hydrolase yields MSDDATPAPPAADPLFSGFVDPPRSARPRVWWHWMDGNVDPKGIVKDLEWLAASGAGGVQAFTGSMGIPQYTRERVSFRSPAWQTAISCAASTSARLGLELAVATSAGWSATGGPWVAPHAGMKKLVWSTTAVTAGQPDLPRLAAPPSASGPYQDIPFGAIRNDPVGVPDFYDDVAVLAFPRRDSHFPLTPARMSASGTAPGDRTPDSLADGRFWPTATVDAASGTAWVTAEFEQPTAVSSVRVGLPASRGFAAAPAPKAHVEASTDGNTFSKVADLPTSGSPVRSASFPTITARYFRLVLETGKGRQFPLAPGIRPLPFALPGDNETFGISAFQLFSGARVVRSEEKAGYAPVPDFYALDGDPCQSSSAVQPQDIIDVTAFLGADGVLDWTPDSGEWTLLRYGYSLTGHLNAPAPIDATGLEVDKLDADLVAGYFSDFLGFFEEALGSGLDGVSALLSDSIESGPQNWTGAMRAEFKKRRGYDLLPWLPAVSGIIVGTTEQSDAFLWDFRTTISELLAENHYGTIAGIARERGLKYYAEALEDHRPQLGDDIEMRSHADVPMGAMWCYEPDEGPQATYVADLRGAASVTHIYGKAATGAESMSAFGKPFSFTPRTLKPIVDMEFALGVNLLNIHTSPHQPEAVPKPGITLSPYLGQSFTRNETWAHAAKPWLDYLGRCSYLLQQGTYAANIAYFYGEEAPVTGVFGDAAPEVPDGHGFDLINLDGLQNHLTVKPDGGLLTTGGTEYRLLYLGGSSHRMTLKALRRLAELLDAGALVAGWRPERSPSQSDDPAQWAAAVEHLWGRHPGLIDLAGVAAADGVTTALAQAGVEPSWILEASETANLPVIHRELQDAELFFISNQREQAEQISASLRGEGTAAELWDPVAASRTPLAVRTAAGRTEVDLHLEPFGSAFILLRRTGGGTESTPDAHCDTAVAHAMEGPWEVTFHGDGQDPSGLVLPGAAPWAGPGAGAHDADVTGFSGTATYRHEFSADGLVPTPGKRLLLDLGGVNDLAEVRVNGSTVGTLWTYPFRLDVTDAIRAGCNVVEIAVTNTWWNRLARDAAEGNLTRPAASIFEPDAPSMPAGLHGPVQLLVLGD; encoded by the coding sequence GTGAGCGACGACGCCACGCCTGCCCCGCCCGCTGCCGACCCCCTGTTCTCCGGCTTTGTGGATCCTCCCCGTTCTGCACGCCCCAGGGTGTGGTGGCACTGGATGGACGGGAACGTTGATCCAAAGGGGATCGTGAAAGACCTTGAATGGCTTGCAGCGTCTGGCGCCGGCGGGGTCCAGGCCTTCACAGGCTCCATGGGTATCCCCCAGTACACCCGGGAGCGCGTCTCTTTCCGTTCTCCGGCATGGCAGACGGCCATCTCCTGCGCGGCCTCCACGTCCGCAAGGCTGGGACTTGAACTGGCGGTGGCTACCTCGGCCGGTTGGAGCGCCACGGGAGGGCCCTGGGTGGCTCCGCACGCCGGTATGAAGAAACTCGTATGGAGCACCACCGCGGTGACCGCTGGCCAGCCGGACCTGCCGCGGTTGGCTGCACCGCCGTCGGCATCCGGCCCGTACCAGGACATCCCCTTCGGGGCGATCCGCAATGATCCCGTCGGCGTCCCGGACTTTTACGACGACGTGGCCGTGCTGGCTTTTCCCCGGCGGGACAGCCACTTTCCCCTGACGCCCGCGCGGATGAGTGCCAGTGGAACCGCGCCCGGAGATCGGACGCCGGACTCCTTGGCCGACGGAAGGTTCTGGCCAACTGCAACGGTTGACGCCGCTTCAGGCACCGCGTGGGTGACAGCTGAATTCGAGCAGCCAACGGCCGTTTCCTCAGTCCGGGTTGGCCTGCCTGCCTCGCGGGGTTTCGCTGCTGCTCCTGCACCAAAGGCGCACGTGGAAGCGAGCACTGACGGCAACACGTTCAGCAAGGTAGCCGATCTCCCGACATCTGGGTCGCCCGTCCGGTCCGCAAGTTTTCCCACGATCACAGCACGCTATTTCCGGCTTGTCCTGGAGACCGGGAAGGGCCGCCAATTCCCGTTGGCGCCAGGAATCAGGCCGCTGCCATTCGCACTTCCCGGGGACAATGAAACGTTCGGGATCTCTGCATTCCAGCTGTTCTCCGGTGCCCGGGTGGTCCGGTCCGAGGAAAAGGCCGGCTACGCTCCGGTACCCGACTTTTACGCGCTCGACGGCGATCCTTGCCAATCGTCGAGCGCCGTCCAGCCGCAGGACATCATCGATGTCACCGCGTTCCTCGGCGCCGACGGCGTGCTGGACTGGACACCGGACAGCGGGGAATGGACCCTCCTGCGATACGGCTATTCGCTGACAGGGCACCTCAACGCCCCCGCACCCATCGACGCCACCGGCCTGGAAGTGGACAAGCTGGACGCGGACTTGGTGGCCGGGTACTTCAGCGATTTCCTGGGTTTTTTCGAAGAGGCCCTGGGCAGCGGCTTGGACGGGGTGTCGGCGCTGCTCAGTGACAGCATCGAATCGGGCCCGCAGAACTGGACGGGTGCCATGCGCGCCGAGTTTAAGAAGCGGCGTGGTTACGATCTGCTGCCCTGGCTTCCAGCCGTCAGCGGCATCATTGTAGGCACCACCGAGCAGAGCGACGCCTTCCTGTGGGACTTCCGGACCACCATTTCGGAGCTCCTCGCCGAAAACCATTACGGAACAATCGCCGGAATTGCCCGGGAACGCGGACTGAAATACTACGCCGAGGCCCTCGAGGACCACCGCCCGCAACTTGGCGACGACATCGAAATGCGCTCTCACGCAGATGTTCCCATGGGTGCCATGTGGTGCTATGAGCCGGACGAAGGACCACAAGCCACCTACGTTGCCGATCTCCGGGGCGCCGCGTCCGTGACCCACATTTACGGAAAGGCTGCCACCGGGGCCGAGTCCATGAGCGCATTCGGCAAGCCCTTCAGCTTCACCCCGCGCACGCTCAAACCCATTGTGGACATGGAATTTGCCCTCGGGGTCAACCTCCTGAACATCCATACCTCACCCCATCAACCCGAAGCCGTCCCCAAGCCCGGGATCACGTTGTCCCCCTACCTGGGGCAATCCTTCACGCGCAACGAAACCTGGGCGCACGCGGCGAAGCCGTGGCTCGATTACCTTGGCCGGTGCAGCTACCTGCTGCAGCAAGGCACCTACGCCGCGAACATCGCCTACTTCTACGGTGAGGAAGCGCCCGTCACCGGTGTCTTCGGCGACGCCGCCCCGGAAGTCCCGGACGGCCACGGCTTCGATTTGATCAATCTGGACGGGCTGCAGAATCATCTCACCGTCAAGCCCGACGGCGGCCTGCTCACCACCGGCGGAACCGAATACCGCCTGCTGTATCTCGGGGGATCCAGCCACCGGATGACGCTTAAGGCCCTGCGGCGGCTTGCTGAGCTGCTGGACGCTGGTGCCCTTGTGGCCGGATGGCGTCCCGAACGTTCGCCCAGCCAGAGCGACGATCCCGCACAGTGGGCTGCCGCCGTCGAACACCTCTGGGGCAGACATCCCGGCTTGATTGACCTCGCCGGAGTGGCTGCGGCTGATGGTGTCACTACGGCACTAGCCCAGGCCGGGGTTGAGCCCAGCTGGATTTTGGAGGCGTCAGAGACGGCGAACCTCCCTGTCATCCACCGGGAGTTGCAGGACGCAGAACTGTTTTTCATCAGCAACCAACGGGAACAGGCCGAACAGATCAGCGCTTCCCTCAGGGGTGAGGGAACCGCAGCGGAGTTGTGGGACCCGGTGGCTGCTTCCCGGACGCCTCTCGCGGTCAGGACGGCGGCGGGAAGGACGGAAGTTGACCTGCACCTGGAACCATTCGGCTCGGCGTTCATCCTGCTGCGCAGGACCGGAGGTGGCACGGAGAGCACCCCTGATGCGCACTGCGACACCGCCGTCGCGCATGCGATGGAAGGTCCTTGGGAAGTGACCTTCCACGGCGATGGTCAGGATCCGTCCGGCCTCGTTTTGCCGGGCGCCGCACCGTGGGCCGGACCCGGAGCGGGCGCCCATGACGCCGACGTAACAGGCTTTTCGGGGACTGCAACGTACCGCCACGAGTTCTCAGCGGACGGGTTGGTGCCCACGCCGGGCAAGCGCCTGCTCCTGGACCTGGGCGGAGTGAATGACCTGGCAGAGGTAAGGGTCAATGGCAGTACCGTGGGCACTTTGTGGACCTATCCGTTCCGCCTTGACGTCACAGACGCGATCCGGGCCGGCTGCAATGTTGTGGAGATAGCCGTGACAAACACTTGGTGGAACAGGCTGGCCCGCGATGCCGCAGAGGGGAACCTCACCCGCCCTGCGGCATCCATCTTTGAACCGGACGCACCATCCATGCCGGCTGGCCTGCACGGCCCGGTGCAGTTGCTGGTCCTTGGGGACTGA
- a CDS encoding MFS transporter — translation MSPPTSPDDVEGSPALHSTSATDRLGPSDASVQAPPKVRIGPLYAALLIIVLLGALDHTIVATALPTVVGELDGARHMAWIITAYTLAMTVGMPVYGRLGDRYGRPMLLMVALTIFLGASVLCGFAQDMVQLSLFRGIQGLGGAGLGVLPPAIIADLVPPRQRAKYLGPLGSVFGIATVISPLVGGAITDTVGWRWVFWINLPVGLLALAMAFSLRRLKTVRGSGGVDWPGTLLMVVFTCSLVAVISLGTEPDIAVGILWAIGGLAAVSGVLFVVVEIQSKHPLIPMQMFKSWPVVNAAGLGLVIGAGLFSVVAYLPSYVQMVYSTSASVAGMILLPMVLGMMVSTNLTGWLVSRTGRYKIFPLAGSALAVAAAIGLRLLQPGTPLPVVGILLALLGLAVGSFMQITVVAAQNAMPHSVVGSVTASLGYLRELGVTVGTAVFGGLFATMLARGAAENTLGVPASTVTDPQAVQQLPAGLQSGVAVIYTDAFLPIFGLLACIFAVGVLLSVFMPEQRLADHKDR, via the coding sequence TTGTCCCCTCCCACCAGCCCGGACGACGTTGAGGGTTCTCCCGCCCTTCATTCAACATCGGCCACGGATCGGCTGGGACCGTCCGATGCATCAGTCCAGGCGCCGCCCAAGGTCCGGATCGGCCCGCTCTACGCCGCGTTGCTGATCATCGTGTTGCTGGGGGCCCTGGACCACACCATCGTGGCCACAGCCCTGCCTACCGTCGTGGGCGAGCTGGACGGAGCACGCCACATGGCGTGGATCATTACGGCCTATACGCTGGCGATGACTGTTGGCATGCCCGTTTACGGGCGGCTGGGGGACCGGTACGGCCGGCCGATGCTCCTGATGGTGGCCCTGACCATATTCCTGGGGGCATCAGTCCTGTGCGGTTTCGCCCAGGACATGGTCCAGCTTTCCTTGTTCCGAGGCATCCAGGGACTGGGCGGGGCAGGACTCGGAGTGCTCCCGCCGGCAATCATCGCCGACCTTGTACCGCCACGGCAAAGAGCCAAATACCTCGGCCCGCTGGGATCGGTTTTTGGAATTGCCACAGTCATCAGCCCCTTGGTTGGCGGCGCCATTACCGACACCGTTGGGTGGCGGTGGGTGTTCTGGATCAACCTTCCCGTTGGCTTGTTGGCTCTGGCTATGGCGTTTTCCCTCCGCCGCCTGAAGACCGTCCGCGGATCGGGCGGCGTCGATTGGCCCGGCACCCTCCTGATGGTGGTTTTCACCTGTTCATTGGTAGCGGTGATTTCGCTGGGCACGGAGCCGGATATCGCCGTGGGGATTCTCTGGGCAATCGGTGGCTTGGCGGCCGTTTCCGGTGTGCTCTTTGTGGTGGTGGAGATCCAGTCCAAGCACCCGCTGATTCCGATGCAAATGTTCAAGAGCTGGCCCGTCGTCAATGCGGCCGGCCTGGGCCTGGTTATAGGTGCCGGCCTCTTCAGCGTGGTCGCATATCTCCCCAGCTACGTGCAGATGGTGTACTCCACCTCGGCTTCCGTGGCCGGAATGATTCTCCTGCCAATGGTCCTGGGAATGATGGTTTCAACGAACCTCACCGGATGGCTTGTCAGCCGTACAGGGAGGTACAAGATCTTCCCCCTGGCCGGGTCGGCCCTCGCCGTTGCCGCAGCCATTGGCCTCAGGCTCCTGCAGCCCGGTACCCCACTGCCGGTGGTGGGGATCCTGTTGGCACTTTTGGGTTTGGCCGTGGGCAGCTTCATGCAGATCACTGTTGTGGCGGCACAAAATGCGATGCCGCACTCAGTGGTGGGCAGCGTCACCGCCTCACTCGGCTACCTTCGTGAACTCGGCGTCACGGTGGGCACAGCGGTGTTCGGCGGTCTCTTCGCCACCATGCTGGCACGGGGTGCAGCAGAGAACACCCTGGGTGTGCCCGCTTCCACCGTCACGGATCCCCAAGCAGTCCAGCAGTTGCCGGCAGGGCTGCAGTCCGGGGTGGCGGTCATTTACACCGATGCCTTCCTGCCGATCTTCGGATTGCTGGCCTGCATCTTTGCCGTTGGTGTGCTGCTGTCCGTCTTCATGCCGGAGCAGCGCTTGGCAGACCACAAGGACCGGTAG